TCTATAATCTTATATTTTCTCATTGTCATCTTAAATATAATGACGTAATCAGAGAGTTCCTACTactatatatttacttatgcaAGTCCTACAAGAATTGGATGATGAAAACTAatccaaacacatttttttactaattcatACGCACATGCTTTCAATATTGTTGCTCTGGATATAAGCTATTACAAAAGAGCCCAAACGGCTCGCTCTTGTTttacctttaaaaaatttatatgaaaccATGAAACCAATAATGTGAGACCTAAAGCGCGCGCGTGCTCACAGCATCGGAAATcgatcaagaaaaattataaaaattcaatttttcaggACGGTGACAAGAGGGAAATAACGGGCCAGGAATTATTTAATCTGGTAATACAAGGTGGCCATGCAGCATTCAGTTTGACGAATGACATTCGTTGACTACAAAGGATCATTAGAGTGAGAAGCATAGGTATAGCACATGTTTAATTTGCCAACAAAACCCATAAGTTAGAGGAAGATGCAAAATCACACGCAACCTTTTCACATTGTATTAGGAATGTGAGAGACTTTGCTCTGAGCACTATTGAATACTTTCATCTACAGAGATCATCATATGATCGCTCAAATGGCGGTCACTGTTCTTGCAGGGTACTAACtacactactacaaaaacaactacTATGGGATACTAATTTTCAACTAAGTTGCATCCCTTACTTACCTGCAAAATGTCTGAATCTGGTACAGTCACTAATTTCGGtttaaacagtattttatgACTTTTATCGCCTTCTGGCTCAAAATAAACAAtggaatactgaaaaaaaacaagaaaagttttTAGTGTCAATGGCCAGTACAAGAATAGGATAGGATGGTTCATTTCATTTACTTACATTATAATACTCTTGAAACACTGCGGTGGGAAACTCTATCATTAGATACATATAATCTGACATGCGCTTCTCACGTTCATTTATCAATTCAATTTCTCGAAATGTCAGTCGATCCAACCAATCGACTTTATGCATCTGTCCATTACGATGTTTCTTTGCAAGTTTGCCCAACCGTTGCATCTGTGATTTTGAAGAATCTTTTCCTTTACCAGGCGTTTTAGACGGATAGCTGCCATCTCCCTCGACACCTAACCACACTCGCAAGTCGAACATGCCCTGGCGAAACAAACCGTTCTTGCCAAATAACGAAATTGCTGTGCCACCTATTACAGTTGTTTTTCCTGCGCCAGCACAATCGAGGATGGTTAGAGCTAACATGGCGGTGCGTGGTAGATCAGAAAATTGTAAAGGTAGAGTCACCCATTCATTCCAACTCCAACGTTTGTTGAAGGCTTTATAGGATGTGGTTACTGGCAAACAATATGGCCGGTTTTTGTTGAATACTTGTAAGCGAATTTGAAAAGCAGGACATTCTTCTGCATAAAGACCGGAAAAACGTAAAATGGGATCTTCAAGCAGTTTCTCGTAGTCTGGTTGCCGTTTTTTGCCTTCTAATGTTCCTCTGCAATAAAGACATACTATTTTCAAGCCGTTTCTAAAATCTCAGACTTACTTacacttttatttgtatttgctcATGTAAGGAGGAGCTGTAGATGTAACGAAAATGGTCGTCCGGTAATTGATTCATGTTTGAATTCTTTGTGGAAATAGCTTTCCTAAGTTAATTCCATTTACACTTCCAAAATAATACGTTTTTACACTTTTGTGTCTTTCACAATATAACTAACGTCAGCTGTTCACCTTTTCTCCAGTGATGCCAGCATTCATCTAAAAAGTGCTTCACTATGTATGGACTGAGAACGTAAAGCACGGCATACACGAGGAGGATTGTTTTGAGCCTGAGTTAAAAACATAGTTGATAGCTGTCGTAACATTGTTTCAAACatcactttgaaaaaaaattcgaaccaTAAAGTTGTTTTATATGTACCTAAATATATTGTGCTTCCATACTTTTTGAGAAATCGATTGAATATAATTTCAAAAGCTCTAGAAgctctttctaggtgtcaaaAGTGAATacgtaaccataaacagctgatatttaAGTAAACATGGCTGGAAAAGTTTCGATTTCGACAGAATTAGCTGATGGACTGACGTCACATGGGATGcgtataataaaatttagctTGGgctagtgatatacgaaaaaaatcaacacaacaaATGCTCATGCCATGACAGCGGTTTTTTAGAATACGGTGAATCCAAATGTGCGAaagtatgtaaatttattgtaCGTTTTTGgaagtgtttttggtttgtcttctcaccatagctaaatagcaaacctcgtaatctatcatccttggatgATAGTAGCACTGAAATCCACTAAGAATCGTAAATCGACGTTCAACTGTTATCGATTTCTATAGTCCGTATTCACTTTTGTTTATATTGCATTTACTTATTCATACCTCTTATTTTAAATACTCGAAAAGTGTTTTATGATATTGCAAAATGTCTGGGCAGTATCCTAGTGGTTATAATAGCCCACTTGGTGGTCATCGTGGTCAATTCaatccacaacaacaacaacaacagcagtctCCTCAAATGATAAATACCATGAATCAAATGGGTGCCGGGAACATGGGACAGAATGGAATGGTCGGCGGAGGAACTGGTGGACAAATAGGTGTAGGTAGTGGCGGTATTATGCCGATGGGGGGATATCACCCTCAACAGCAACAGTTATCAAGTGGCATGGCCATGAGCGGAAATTTAATGAACACGCCAATGAAcatgcaacagcaacagcaacagcagatGCAACAACATGTGCAAATGGTGCAGGGTGGTGGGCCAGTAGGTTCCGGCATGATAGGTGTGGGTGGGGCAGGGCCGGGTGTTGGTACTGTCCCTACGGGTAATATAATGCAGCACtctcagcaacagcagcaaatgGCGATGTCAGTGCAACAACAGCAGACACAGATTCCACAGGCTAACCTTGCGGGAATAATGCATTCACAACACTCTACGCCACATACCACAACGACGACTAGCAACAACATGCTAGCCATTTCACAGCCAAATCcgcataaagaaataaatattgtgGCTTTGTCGCGTTTAGGACAAGAAACTGTCCAAGACATAACATCACGTTTTCAGGAAATATTTACAGCACTAAAAATTATACAGCCTACGGCAAATCGAGACAACAATACTGAAAAAAAGGTACAAGAATACTTTCGCACTATACGATTATTATTTAAACGTGTACGAATCATTTACGAAAAATGTAATGATGGTTATCCACACGGCATGGACTACACCAACGTTGAGAGTTTAATAACATACAAGGAGGAACATCCCGATCACCGAAATGAACCGACGCAATGTGATGAATATAGGAAGGCGTTACAAGAAAACCAGGAACTTATTGAGACAGTCAGATTAAAAAATCGCCAATTACGAGAAATAATTGATCGCACACGTATAATTATCTGGGAAATAAATACCATGTTGGCAATGCGACGATCATAGTATATTAGTCCTTTTGCTGTTCTTTAAGTCAATACTTGTTTTTACTAtagtagaataaaaacaaaaaggtttAACATCAAtaaacacatattttattttgaatactttattaaaggaataaattttcatgtttGCAACACTTTAGCATCGATCATTTCCGgtaactttatatttataaatgtattaGTTAATGATTCATCTGTATTGTACATGTATTGAGGTGGAATGAAATCGTTTTCTAGGCTCGAATCtggaagtaaaaaaataagatataccgtaaatatttattacattgtATTATCCCTAATGAAATCCAtccgaaaaagttaaaaatggaaaggtaaatattttcatttcgtcGTTTCAACAGAAACGATTGATTGTCTtctttcggtaaacgtttaatTTAGCGTTACAATGTATCCTTAAGCAAGACTTAAatactgatattttttttttgtataaatacatAGAATTGGCGCTTACAGCATTATTTAATGTTTGGCCGAACttcccctcctatttgtggcgtgcgtcttcatgttgttccataaatggagggacctgcagttttaagcctgctccgaacggcagatattttttatgaggagctttatcgtggtaaaaatacactcggaggtttgccattgcctgccgagagtcgaccgctatcagaaacaGATTTTCCAACCATTCGGCTTCGGCGGCCGCGGTAGGACATACcagatatttacttttttaacttaCCTATTATAAGTAGTTTTAGAACTTTCGTGCGTCGATTTACATGTTCGCATTTACAAGCTATAAATTCGGATAAATCACTTTTCTCACTTAAAACTCCGCGATTAAActgcagaaaacaaaaacacttcaGATATATGAGTGTATAAATAGAGTCCACATCAACCCACCTTAAATATGACAATGTCGCCTACCGAGGGTATTCCAATGAGCGGCGTACAGAACGGCATCATTTCAGCGACGCCCATTGTGCTTATGCTGTTGCTTAAGATCTCTGATAGCCTAGCACTATGATTCATTGACAACGATTGTTGATCATCACTTAAATTAATCACGTCTTCGTCTTCATCATCCAAGTCTATAACGCTGCTTTCATCTAATGCCGATAAATCCTTAGATCCTTCCGACGTGTCAGCTTTCGTTGCTGTAGAGGTTTCTTTTAGCGATTTCTGGAGTTTTTCATCTTTTGCCTCGCTTTGCGAACCATTTGCAGCGCGGAAATGCTCTGTTTCGTCTTTTACGTTGTTGGGTACTATTTCCTTAtgatttattacattttctttttctgaTTGCGTCTTCTCTTCCACATTTTCTGTATATGAatcgttttcattttcttttgttgTAGCATCCAAAGCGCTGGGATTCTCTACACCGATCGTAATGCTTAAGTCACTTTGTCTGTTCTCATTGCCAAACTCGGTGAAGTCTTTTGTGGACTCAAAATCGTTATTGATATTATTCTTTGGATATTCCAAGTTGCTatctttttctatattttcagtTTCAATACCACTTCTAGCTTCGATATTCTGTGACCCATTTGTGACCTTTAAAGTATTTGAAGCATTGCTTTGCTCCAATTTGGTGCTTGATTCTCTCACAGGGCTTGTTTGTGTTAAGATATCTATATCGGCTGGGGGCAAAAGTATATTTTCTTGGATGTCTATGATACGCTTCGGAGCTTTATTACTCTTATTGATTACTTTTAAGGGCGAAACCAATGGCTTTTGAACTTCAATATCATCATctaaattgcatttaaaaaccaattttggcgatttaatttgtttacgaATGATCGAAGTATTATTATCTATAGTTAGTTTTTTATCCTTTGTAGATTCTAAAACCATCGAATCATCAGAGAACAGTATATGCGAATTGTTCCCcattaattttgagttgttaaCAAAAGTTGAAGAAGGTATATCCGGCAGCAAAGTTATTGAATTTGCTATAAACAAATATGATTAGAaaatacataatatttattttaacacatatatataacaaaattacATTACCATTAACGCCATTGTTTTGCTCCGCTATTTTGCGAGCTTGTTTTCGCTTGCGTTTTCGTATCGATTTGTCTAGCTCTTCATTAATTGTTTCAATCTGATTTTCTACTACATCTGAGTACGATATTTTGCGATTGCTCACATTAAGGTTACCATGATTTCGATTTCGAAGCGCTGTCGTACCATTGCTTGGCAAACTGCCTTGTTCATTAGTACTTGTGATTTCTTGCGATTCGTTAGAGAATGGCGTTGAAGAACTAGGCAGTGCAGCAGAggcacattttgatttttttttgctgcttggagTGGAACTACTTAATATCTCCGTACCCAAAGTATATTTTCTCTTCTTAACTAAATCTTTCCCAATCGGCGATTCATCTGCGTTGATAGTAAAAGCGTTTTCAATTTCCGGCTTCCGAAATTGCTTTGAACGTCGACGAGATTCCTCGACTGCATGTTTCGGAATGAAAGCCCTGTAATAATTTTACTCATTATATTTCATCTTAATGCCGATGTGACCTCCTTACTTAAGTGATTCTGTAAATTCTAATACTTCTATGGATTCTTGTGGGGGAATAAAAAGGTTATCATTTGTGAGAAAGTGCACAGGACGAACGTCAAATATTTGTTCCACACGTTGTTGCAAATATTCCACGCTTTTCCATTGTGGATCTACCAGGAGCATAACGTATTTTCTTTCATCGTCGAAAAAACTTGAAAGATCAATTTTCACAggaaatttcttcattttccaCACTAATATGTACAAACTTAACAAATAAACAGtcaaaacaaatacttttttctaagttttcaaaaacaaatcacaATAAAGGCCGCGAAAATTCCGGCAGACATCTGTTCGGCGAACTTCAATTGTGTTTGCTTTATTCAAGGCAAAAAGAATTGAATACTTTATTCtatcaaggcgaattgaatacagAAGGAGCGTCTttccaaaacagttactttatttctcGCGTTTTCGACAAGTCTGACATTAGGCTCCTTTCCAATACAATACAagcaaacaaaaggaggagcaattaaatgtttgtaaaaattcagtgaatgacttggtaatattgtgatttgtgagattcaAACTTAATCAactaataaaaacgaagttccaTGTGTTCAATTATgaaagcacaaatgaatataaagcttccaaatgcagttttcttgcatttttataCGGAAGAATCTGTGATAAGAAAGTGTGCGTAAAAATGAATGCTTACAAATTGAATGGAAATTAACTGTCACTTTGTTCCACCGTGTACAGAATACTAAAAGTGATGCCTTCCGCAAACCGCTACTATATTTTTCGCGGTTTTGACAATTGGCTGACGTCATGCGttataataacacaaaaaagaaattgtttgtttgtaaatattcatTGAATGGCTGGTTAGAATTGTAATTTGAAGATTTGTgacgtttaatttaaaaaaacgaagTTAATTCAAATTGTGAAAGCGAGtaataaaaatacctccaaatgtagtttttttttgcgcgttttttttgctaatgaaCCCGTGGAGATCTTGggtgtgtataatttcttgtgcttGTCGTTCCTCCATCAGTCGGTTCTAcgctaccggaacgacccggatttactcTATATcaggccaaggactgtcactccagcagcactccccgcacaacaacaacagtgtgtgcgtgtgtataaaTTCTTGTGCTTGGCAGTTTCGACTGTATTCACTTACttttcctcttcacaaacacgTTATTTCCCTtaatttctcttcttttgtttgttttgtactaTTATGGGGCATGACGTCAACGGTTGTCAAAACcggaaaaaaataaagcagctgTTGGCGGAAGGTGCCACCTTCTGTATTCTATTCGCTTTCTTTGTACCAATTACAGTAGTGGGCACAAAAACGTCTTAGCGTGATAAttccaattataatttttaatacatacCATTTCAGTGTGAACTGCATTTCAAAAAGTCTCAACCGCAGATTTTCAGAGCAATCTCTATGTGAACCAAGCTTATGTTGTTTCAGAAACgtattaaactaaaaatattttcttaataatcatttaatatttttttttcttcttctttacacCTCTATGTAaaattttgctatcgatttcAACAtactaattatataaatatttttaaatctgatttatttaactttaataccatttataaaatttgcattAGAGATTAATTTTCATTGTGTATTGAAATGCTTGCGAGATATCAGCTATAAAATTTAAAGCCTCCAACTCATTGGGAAGATAATTTAAAACTAATTGCGGCTTGCAATAGCGGTAATTttggaaaactaaaaaaagtgtataaattaaatttaagtaaaattaagtAGTATTAGATACAAACAAGTATAAAGTTTATTACTAGTATTATATTATCAAAGATTATTAAGACAAAGTTCGTTCAATGAGAGATACAGGCAGGATCCAGAGACTTTCAGACCGATTTCAAACAATATCTCTTAGCATCTGAACTGGCCGAGGCTATCAAATGTCATAAAAGGAAGGACAGAAGCCCTTCAGAACAAAcctaacacaattttatggtggaaactgaatttttaaattattaaaaaaaatctccaaGAAGGCTAGAAAAGGACCGTGAACTaagaattaattttcatttgtttggtaaaaaaaactctttttgtttttagtgaagAACTTTAATTGAGCATGGTTATatacgaatgtatgtatgtatatatgtacatataacaagTATGTAAGTaggtgtacatttgtatatatttatatcagCATTTGAAGGATAATATGCATTGAAAACATGTACAAATTAGTTTCTAAATAGGGAAGAGttcacattttaaaaatttacagaaGTCTAGAGCAGATTTACTACAAATATTTGATGCTTAACTAACATTTGTGATAATATATGTAGGCTAAATCTTCATCTAATTTGTGCAAAtgtacattaaaattttaaccattatttttttatgaatagttattaatatcaaaataattcgtACCAAAATGCACTCGAATAAAGCTTTATACTTATCATTTAATGTAAACTATATATCAATTTGATAGATTCTACTTAGGAATTATTGACGTCA
The sequence above is drawn from the Anastrepha obliqua isolate idAnaObli1 chromosome 4, idAnaObli1_1.0, whole genome shotgun sequence genome and encodes:
- the LOC129243681 gene encoding coilin is translated as MKKFPVKIDLSSFFDDERKYVMLLVDPQWKSVEYLQQRVEQIFDVRPVHFLTNDNLFIPPQESIEVLEFTESLKAFIPKHAVEESRRRSKQFRKPEIENAFTINADESPIGKDLVKKRKYTLGTEILSSSTPSSKKKSKCASAALPSSSTPFSNESQEITSTNEQGSLPSNGTTALRNRNHGNLNVSNRKISYSDVVENQIETINEELDKSIRKRKRKQARKIAEQNNGVNANSITLLPDIPSSTFVNNSKLMGNNSHILFSDDSMVLESTKDKKLTIDNNTSIIRKQIKSPKLVFKCNLDDDIEVQKPLVSPLKVINKSNKAPKRIIDIQENILLPPADIDILTQTSPVRESSTKLEQSNASNTLKVTNGSQNIEARSGIETENIEKDSNLEYPKNNINNDFESTKDFTEFGNENRQSDLSITIGVENPSALDATTKENENDSYTENVEEKTQSEKENVINHKEIVPNNVKDETEHFRAANGSQSEAKDEKLQKSLKETSTATKADTSEGSKDLSALDESSVIDLDDEDEDVINLSDDQQSLSMNHSARLSEILSNSISTMGVAEMMPFCTPLIGIPSVGDIVIFKFNRGVLSEKSDLSEFIACKCEHVNRRTKVLKLLIIDSSLENDFIPPQYMYNTDESLTNTFINIKLPEMIDAKVLQT
- the LOC129243682 gene encoding mediator of RNA polymerase II transcription subunit 30, translating into MSGQYPSGYNSPLGGHRGQFNPQQQQQQQSPQMINTMNQMGAGNMGQNGMVGGGTGGQIGVGSGGIMPMGGYHPQQQQLSSGMAMSGNLMNTPMNMQQQQQQQMQQHVQMVQGGGPVGSGMIGVGGAGPGVGTVPTGNIMQHSQQQQQMAMSVQQQQTQIPQANLAGIMHSQHSTPHTTTTTSNNMLAISQPNPHKEINIVALSRLGQETVQDITSRFQEIFTALKIIQPTANRDNNTEKKVQEYFRTIRLLFKRVRIIYEKCNDGYPHGMDYTNVESLITYKEEHPDHRNEPTQCDEYRKALQENQELIETVRLKNRQLREIIDRTRIIIWEINTMLAMRRS